Proteins encoded within one genomic window of Humulus lupulus chromosome 1, drHumLupu1.1, whole genome shotgun sequence:
- the LOC133778569 gene encoding uncharacterized protein LOC133778569, which translates to MDGGRRFEEEWSKPNCDCGFQCVLRTTWTLNNSTRRFYGCPRYKRNEVDGCGFIRWVDPPSFPIHGERFKEEIGGFLKRLEEMEYNVKQLHIMAEKREEELGSILKLLRELKYGINKNAIVLVANVSK; encoded by the exons ATGGATGGTGGTCGAAGGTTTGAAGAAGAATGGAGTAAACCCAATTGTGATTGTGGGTTTCAGTGTGTACTACGCACTACTTGGACATTGAACAATTCTACTAGAAGGTTCTATGGTTGCCCAAGATACAAG AGGAATGAGGTTGATGGGTGTGGATTTATCAGATGGGTAGACCCTCCATCATTCCCTATACATGGTGAAAGGTTTAAGGAGGAAATAGGAGGGTTTTTGAAAAGGTTAGAGGAGATGGAATATAATGTTAAGCAACTACATATTATGGctgaaaaaagagaagaagaactTGGTTCAATATTGAAGTTGTTAAGAGAATTGAAATATGGT ATAAATAAAAATGCAATTGTTCTTGTTGCAAATGTATCAAAATAA